A region of Thermococcus argininiproducens DNA encodes the following proteins:
- the thrC gene encoding threonine synthase: protein MLKCTSCEREYSLRNAYQRCECGEPLELELFKSVPGIGRRVWERFSGFFPFELRPELSLGEGDTPLTKAKKLSRELGVKLYLKNETLNPTWSFKDRGTYLGIHRALQLGFKKIGTVSTGNMAASVAAYGARAGLETYVLVSSDIAEEKLKALALYGARIIKVQGDYGEIYYKSLKIGREKGIYFINSDDPFRVEGYKSMSFEIIEEVTPDYVVVPTSSGGLFRGIVKGFLELKESGLIEELPCFVVVQAEGCSPICKAFNGGKEKIERFENPHTIAHAIENPYPPSGNGVLRLLRGLKGLCVTVSDEEILEAQRELGREGLFVQPASATGIAAIRKLREKGIIEDGKIKENSRVVSILTGSGLKTLSHVERGRIKECWLEELEECLGYR from the coding sequence ATGCTGAAGTGCACATCATGTGAGAGGGAATACTCCCTAAGGAATGCCTACCAAAGGTGTGAATGTGGAGAACCCCTTGAACTTGAGCTGTTTAAGAGCGTTCCCGGCATAGGAAGAAGGGTGTGGGAACGGTTTTCAGGATTCTTTCCCTTTGAACTTAGGCCTGAGCTCAGTCTTGGTGAAGGGGATACTCCACTAACCAAAGCAAAGAAGCTCTCAAGAGAACTTGGAGTTAAACTTTACCTTAAAAATGAAACTCTCAACCCAACATGGAGCTTTAAAGATAGAGGGACTTATTTAGGTATTCATAGGGCCCTTCAGTTGGGGTTTAAAAAAATTGGCACTGTTTCGACTGGTAATATGGCTGCGAGTGTTGCGGCTTATGGAGCAAGAGCTGGGCTTGAGACATACGTTCTGGTTTCCTCGGACATAGCAGAAGAAAAATTGAAAGCTCTTGCCCTTTATGGGGCTAGAATTATTAAAGTTCAGGGCGATTATGGGGAGATCTACTACAAAAGCCTCAAAATAGGGAGGGAAAAAGGAATATACTTCATAAATTCGGACGATCCTTTCCGAGTTGAAGGATACAAGAGCATGAGCTTTGAGATAATTGAGGAAGTAACCCCGGACTACGTTGTTGTGCCAACATCATCAGGAGGGCTTTTCAGAGGGATTGTGAAGGGGTTTCTGGAACTTAAGGAAAGTGGACTCATTGAGGAGCTTCCTTGCTTTGTGGTGGTTCAAGCTGAAGGTTGTTCTCCGATATGTAAGGCATTTAATGGGGGGAAAGAGAAGATAGAGCGGTTTGAAAATCCACATACAATAGCCCATGCCATAGAAAATCCCTATCCGCCAAGCGGAAATGGTGTTTTGAGACTTTTGAGGGGACTTAAAGGGTTATGTGTTACAGTTAGTGATGAAGAGATTTTGGAGGCCCAAAGGGAGCTTGGTAGAGAAGGCTTATTCGTCCAGCCAGCCTCTGCAACAGGGATCGCTGCGATAAGAAAGCTCAGGGAAAAAGGGATTATTGAGGATGGAAAGATTAAGGAGAACTCGAGGGTTGTCTCCATACTAACCGGCTCCGGGTTGAAGACACTCTCGCACGTTGAAAGGGGAAGGATAAAAGAGTGCTGGCTGGAGGAACTTGAAGAGTGTCTTGGGTATCGATAA
- a CDS encoding ATP-binding protein — translation MLYLNFDDPEVREYDVRKLAERVRSEYPSGRVHLFIDEVQEWKNWDYNLRWLHDVKDFDIYASGSSSSLLSSEIPSRLRGRYISRTIFPLSFKEIVRGEGIDFQKLTFRERGKIQGLLREYINYGGFPEVWEVKSREKIIFILDTMFYRDILERFGFRDIGLFREVFYYILALYSSYFTYRSLNRVITSTGVKVDTKTLMNYVHAMESAFLIFEHPVFSASQSVKTRSPRKLYLIDTGIASLFFKGHDLGRKIENVVFIELMRRKHYRGNMLDLSYYPNPEVDFVLRRGNEITELIQVTYELTPNNYEREVGNLIKAAKKLSCSKLTVVTWNQEEKIKEKNIEVNVVPLWRFLLR, via the coding sequence GTGCTGTATTTAAATTTTGACGATCCTGAGGTTAGAGAATATGATGTGAGAAAGCTCGCAGAACGTGTTAGAAGTGAATATCCCTCTGGAAGGGTACATCTTTTTATTGATGAAGTTCAAGAATGGAAAAATTGGGACTATAACCTTCGATGGCTCCATGATGTTAAGGACTTTGACATCTATGCATCTGGCTCTTCCTCATCCTTGTTGTCTTCCGAAATTCCCAGTCGTCTTAGAGGACGTTACATATCCCGGACGATATTTCCATTATCTTTTAAGGAGATTGTTCGTGGAGAGGGTATTGATTTCCAAAAACTTACATTTAGGGAGAGGGGAAAGATCCAGGGACTTCTTAGAGAATATATAAATTATGGAGGGTTCCCTGAGGTCTGGGAAGTGAAATCAAGGGAAAAAATCATCTTCATACTCGATACAATGTTTTATAGGGACATCTTGGAGCGCTTTGGATTCAGAGATATAGGTCTTTTTAGAGAGGTTTTCTACTATATTCTGGCTCTATACTCCAGTTATTTCACTTATCGATCTCTCAATAGAGTGATAACCTCTACCGGTGTAAAAGTCGATACAAAAACATTAATGAATTATGTTCATGCCATGGAGAGCGCTTTTCTTATTTTTGAACATCCGGTGTTTTCAGCGTCTCAAAGTGTTAAAACAAGATCTCCAAGAAAGTTATACCTCATTGATACAGGTATAGCAAGTCTCTTCTTCAAGGGTCATGATTTAGGTCGGAAAATTGAGAATGTCGTTTTTATTGAACTGATGAGGAGAAAGCACTATCGTGGAAACATGCTCGATCTCTCGTACTATCCCAACCCGGAAGTTGACTTTGTATTGAGAAGGGGGAATGAGATAACGGAGCTAATTCAAGTTACCTATGAGTTAACTCCAAATAACTATGAACGTGAGGTTGGGAATCTGATAAAAGCGGCAAAGAAATTATCGTGTTCAAAACTGACCGTTGTGACATGGAATCAGGAGGAAAAAATTAAAGAGAAGAATATAGAAGTCAACGTTGTCCCCCTCTGGAGATTTCTTTTGAGGTGA
- the speB gene encoding agmatinase, whose protein sequence is MFFGIPHSITPNLYILGVPWDESSSYRKGSKDGPNAIREATSGELYNSFSEGLVDLAKHWRYKDLGNVIAESFEELVNRIDDIVTAHYNGELFLFLGGDHSITYATIKAIKEASGESFGLIYFDAHPDLYSEYDGDNYSHACTVRRLVEEGLVRGSEVIQIGVRAPTKEQIEFAKEHGIRIISASEIYRSPRVQVPFEKAYLSFDMDVLDPAFAPGVGNPEPGGLTTRELVEIIKGLDVDIVAFDIVELNPEYDYKGITAFAAAKIIREVLGKAVFVE, encoded by the coding sequence ATGTTTTTTGGGATTCCGCACTCAATAACCCCCAATTTGTATATTCTCGGGGTGCCATGGGACGAATCTTCTTCTTACAGGAAAGGATCTAAAGACGGCCCCAATGCAATAAGGGAGGCTACTTCAGGAGAACTCTATAACAGCTTTAGTGAGGGTCTTGTGGACCTTGCAAAGCACTGGCGATACAAGGATCTTGGAAATGTTATAGCTGAGAGTTTTGAAGAACTCGTGAATCGAATTGATGACATCGTCACAGCTCATTATAATGGAGAACTTTTTCTTTTCCTAGGCGGGGATCATTCAATAACCTATGCGACTATTAAGGCCATTAAAGAAGCCTCTGGAGAGAGTTTTGGATTAATTTACTTTGATGCCCATCCGGACCTATACTCTGAGTATGATGGAGACAACTATTCCCATGCATGCACTGTAAGGCGTCTTGTAGAGGAGGGTTTAGTAAGAGGGAGTGAAGTTATTCAGATTGGAGTTAGAGCTCCTACTAAAGAACAGATTGAATTTGCGAAAGAGCATGGAATAAGAATAATTTCTGCTTCAGAAATATATCGTTCTCCAAGAGTGCAAGTTCCATTTGAAAAAGCATATCTTTCCTTTGACATGGATGTTCTTGATCCAGCATTTGCTCCAGGGGTTGGAAATCCTGAACCAGGTGGTTTAACCACGAGAGAGCTTGTGGAAATAATAAAAGGGTTAGATGTGGATATAGTCGCCTTTGACATTGTAGAACTTAACCCGGAGTATGATTACAAGGGGATAACTGCTTTTGCAGCTGCGAAGATAATAAGGGAGGTGCTAGGAAAAGCTGTATTTGTGGAGTAA
- the metG gene encoding methionine--tRNA ligase subunit beta has translation MELYDVNEFWKFDLRVGLIKKAERLKRTKKLIKLEVDFGSEQRTIITGLADQYSPEDLEGKKLIFVLNLKPKKLSGIESQGMLIVAESEDGKVYLLPVPDEVPIGTKVW, from the coding sequence ATGGAACTCTATGACGTTAATGAATTCTGGAAGTTTGATCTTAGGGTTGGATTGATAAAGAAAGCTGAGAGATTAAAAAGAACTAAAAAACTCATAAAACTTGAAGTTGACTTTGGAAGCGAACAAAGGACTATAATAACAGGGCTAGCTGATCAATACAGTCCTGAAGATCTTGAGGGGAAGAAACTCATTTTTGTCTTAAACTTAAAACCTAAAAAACTCTCTGGAATAGAGAGCCAGGGAATGCTTATTGTAGCTGAAAGTGAGGATGGGAAAGTTTACCTCCTGCCTGTCCCAGATGAAGTGCCCATTGGTACAAAGGTGTGGTAA
- a CDS encoding ABC transporter permease, translating to MKLKLRQKVGLVILILFAGFVLLSELSVPKEKLNNWENPLYWSKYPKKANPIWFSMLDKETPTVVLSLSEVTEIGDDYWLFTYVYTHTYPRPPNDIVFRRIEPAYYIIEITRPDGIKIRVYDDELKEDVNLNTDPKMAMQIFSAMRSKLNLNEEDKAMVYPIEILFAKDPDFTVLNGPYTIEVLCSCRRPPQIIVQGNAYGILGTDNYGRDIWVGFVKSMRNTLYLALITSTIIVLLGLLIGSLSGYFDNRLSKIITFMLEVLTSLPILPILVVITWVMSTQGFGERINVPPLKFMLILAFLLMGKFAKTIRMITIKEKAKEYITAEVAIGASGFYILRRHIGPIILEHALRHFTFLMPRIVALISLFGFFGMIPGTNWGSFMIEAMEQGALYGSKWWWILSPGVAMAFLSLGFTLLSLGPSYEEEGMEIWLT from the coding sequence ATGAAGTTAAAACTACGTCAAAAAGTAGGACTTGTAATCTTAATACTCTTCGCTGGTTTTGTTTTACTTAGTGAATTGAGTGTGCCCAAAGAAAAGCTCAATAACTGGGAAAATCCGTTATACTGGAGTAAATATCCCAAAAAAGCAAATCCGATATGGTTCTCCATGTTGGATAAGGAAACTCCTACTGTTGTTCTTTCTCTTTCGGAAGTTACAGAGATTGGGGACGATTACTGGCTTTTCACATATGTTTATACACACACTTATCCTCGCCCTCCAAATGATATAGTGTTTCGCAGAATTGAACCAGCATATTATATAATTGAAATTACACGGCCAGATGGTATTAAAATAAGAGTTTATGATGACGAACTCAAAGAGGACGTCAATTTGAATACTGACCCTAAAATGGCTATGCAAATATTTTCAGCTATGAGATCAAAGCTCAATCTTAATGAAGAAGATAAAGCTATGGTGTACCCAATAGAAATCCTCTTTGCAAAAGATCCTGATTTTACAGTACTAAATGGCCCCTATACAATAGAGGTGCTATGTAGTTGCAGAAGGCCCCCACAAATCATAGTTCAAGGGAATGCTTATGGAATCTTGGGAACTGACAATTACGGAAGGGACATATGGGTTGGTTTTGTTAAAAGCATGAGAAATACCCTTTATTTGGCTTTAATTACCTCTACTATTATAGTTCTTCTTGGTTTGTTGATAGGATCTCTCTCAGGATACTTTGATAATAGGCTTTCAAAAATAATCACATTCATGCTTGAGGTTCTCACATCGCTTCCTATTCTTCCAATTTTGGTTGTTATTACTTGGGTAATGTCAACCCAAGGATTTGGAGAAAGGATTAATGTCCCTCCACTAAAATTTATGTTGATCCTAGCGTTTCTCTTAATGGGAAAATTTGCTAAGACAATACGAATGATCACAATAAAAGAGAAAGCTAAAGAATACATAACAGCTGAAGTAGCTATAGGAGCTAGTGGATTTTACATCTTAAGACGACATATTGGTCCGATTATCCTAGAGCATGCACTAAGACATTTCACATTCCTAATGCCTAGAATTGTCGCCCTAATCTCCCTCTTTGGATTCTTTGGGATGATTCCTGGAACCAATTGGGGTTCTTTTATGATTGAAGCAATGGAGCAAGGGGCATTATACGGGAGCAAATGGTGGTGGATTCTTTCACCTGGAGTAGCGATGGCATTCTTGAGTTTGGGGTTTACTCTCCTATCTTTAGGACCTAGTTATGAAGAAGAGGGCATGGAGATATGGCTAACATGA
- a CDS encoding ABC transporter permease, which yields MKVPYKTAVRLFAIYLCVLLVITTTAGLANEKLARKEAEETVVILQYTNPMFYELLKENATKENKTVVQYYYEKLIEVRGLNKNVIIQGIQLLRQSWEEIKPIKTVKLGRAVLITLGVLLSSMLLIIFTSITVGMKIATKPSLLDFVESLARFFNGIPSWWIAVLFVFIFAIKYNILPASGLMSIPPEEGVGLAFDILKHLILPVATIVFVFVWEFIVIVARETQREFGEVYIITEIAKGMPNKVIYWKHILKNIGITLSSFTGQKFMEMFTDYLVLDAFFSLQGLGLLLKSSFVREVVPNVGVVVNFRPYLFFPLTIIIATLFFLISLVIELIKGMLDPRVS from the coding sequence ATGAAAGTTCCTTACAAAACTGCAGTTAGATTATTTGCAATTTATCTCTGTGTATTGCTTGTAATAACAACCACAGCTGGATTGGCCAATGAAAAATTGGCTCGAAAAGAAGCTGAAGAAACTGTAGTTATTCTTCAATATACAAATCCTATGTTTTATGAGTTACTAAAGGAAAACGCCACAAAAGAAAATAAAACTGTTGTTCAGTATTATTACGAAAAATTAATAGAAGTGAGAGGGTTAAATAAAAATGTAATTATTCAGGGAATTCAACTTTTAAGGCAAAGCTGGGAAGAAATAAAGCCCATAAAAACTGTTAAATTGGGAAGAGCTGTTTTAATAACCTTAGGTGTGTTACTCTCTTCAATGCTTTTAATAATTTTTACGAGCATTACAGTTGGAATGAAGATAGCAACAAAACCTTCTCTTTTAGATTTCGTAGAAAGTCTCGCTAGATTTTTCAATGGAATCCCCTCTTGGTGGATTGCTGTTCTTTTTGTGTTTATTTTCGCCATTAAATATAATATTCTTCCTGCAAGTGGGTTAATGAGTATTCCACCAGAAGAGGGGGTTGGGTTGGCGTTTGATATTTTGAAGCATCTGATTCTACCAGTTGCTACAATAGTTTTTGTTTTTGTTTGGGAATTTATAGTCATAGTAGCTAGAGAAACTCAAAGGGAATTTGGGGAGGTTTATATAATTACTGAAATCGCCAAAGGAATGCCTAATAAGGTTATCTATTGGAAACACATACTTAAAAATATTGGAATAACCTTGAGCTCATTTACTGGTCAAAAGTTTATGGAGATGTTTACGGATTACCTTGTATTGGATGCGTTCTTTTCCCTTCAGGGTTTGGGCTTACTATTGAAGAGTAGCTTCGTTAGGGAAGTTGTTCCAAATGTGGGAGTTGTAGTTAATTTCAGGCCTTATCTATTCTTTCCACTTACAATAATCATAGCCACGTTGTTCTTTTTGATATCTTTAGTTATTGAGCTGATTAAAGGGATGCTTGATCCGAGGGTGAGTTAA
- a CDS encoding carbon-nitrogen hydrolase family protein, protein MRVALIPMKVEAGNFEANWKEFERRFEEALEHSPDIMVFPEYCLTGFDEWDFSGAKLYDEIVDRVSALAKENSVYVILGLLEPYKRCVYNSALLFNREGEVILKHRKFQEPMKFCTGNTVRTARTEFGKVAIIICGDLYNKRILKWIKRKKPDYIFIPMDRSPWGDFNLEEEIKCMGGRIKLLEVKTFIVNSYAHWDSFGGAWVFDENGNLLAQSTGDNILIFDYFFKPCCLERNAAQT, encoded by the coding sequence ATGAGGGTAGCCCTAATTCCAATGAAGGTTGAAGCCGGGAACTTTGAGGCGAACTGGAAGGAGTTTGAACGGAGGTTCGAGGAGGCACTGGAGCACAGCCCCGACATCATGGTTTTCCCAGAGTACTGCCTCACGGGCTTTGATGAGTGGGACTTCAGCGGAGCAAAGCTCTACGATGAGATCGTGGACAGGGTGAGCGCACTTGCGAAGGAGAACTCTGTCTATGTAATCCTCGGTCTCCTTGAGCCATACAAGCGCTGCGTTTACAACTCCGCGCTGCTCTTCAACCGGGAAGGTGAGGTTATCTTAAAGCACCGCAAGTTTCAGGAGCCGATGAAGTTCTGCACCGGCAACACCGTAAGAACCGCGAGGACGGAGTTTGGTAAGGTGGCAATAATCATCTGCGGCGACCTCTACAATAAGCGCATATTGAAGTGGATCAAACGCAAAAAACCCGACTACATCTTTATACCAATGGATCGCTCTCCATGGGGCGATTTTAATTTAGAGGAAGAGATTAAATGCATGGGCGGGAGGATCAAGCTCTTAGAAGTTAAGACTTTCATAGTGAACTCCTACGCCCACTGGGACAGCTTCGGCGGTGCATGGGTATTCGATGAGAATGGGAATCTCTTGGCTCAGAGTACTGGAGATAATATCCTGATTTTTGACTATTTCTTCAAGCCTTGTTGTTTAGAACGAAATGCAGCTCAAACATAG
- a CDS encoding carotenoid biosynthesis protein produces MKRDLHVISALILLANIFKRSPIYNLFYLLAMVVASQRLWRDFPRFFAISVLVGFLAEVAGTHMCTPFGCYYYENLKPQLFGVAVFVPLAWAIFGFVSYLTARYFFNSKTGRILFASLLMVILDLSIDPIMTSWRAWVWKTTTAVNWFGIPWTNYLGWFIVSLTFFYLYERISKGEVGEGLLKLAPSIYLLEMFTFMIYAPRSVKAPTEIAFLISLAVILPLYLQR; encoded by the coding sequence ATGAAGCGTGATCTCCACGTAATCTCAGCCCTAATCCTGCTCGCCAACATCTTCAAGCGCTCGCCTATTTACAACCTCTTTTATCTTCTTGCAATGGTTGTTGCTTCCCAGCGGCTCTGGAGGGACTTCCCAAGGTTTTTCGCAATCTCCGTTCTTGTGGGCTTCCTTGCCGAGGTGGCTGGTACTCACATGTGCACACCCTTTGGCTGCTATTACTACGAAAACCTTAAACCCCAGCTTTTCGGCGTGGCTGTATTTGTTCCCCTCGCATGGGCAATCTTTGGGTTTGTGTCCTATCTAACGGCACGCTATTTCTTCAATTCTAAAACTGGAAGAATACTTTTTGCATCACTCCTGATGGTCATCCTCGACCTCTCAATCGATCCCATCATGACCTCGTGGAGGGCTTGGGTCTGGAAGACAACAACAGCTGTAAACTGGTTTGGAATCCCATGGACGAACTATCTGGGCTGGTTTATCGTGTCTTTGACGTTTTTCTACCTCTACGAGCGTATTTCAAAGGGTGAAGTTGGGGAGGGGCTTTTGAAGCTCGCTCCGTCAATTTACCTTCTAGAAATGTTCACATTCATGATTTATGCTCCCCGGAGCGTAAAAGCTCCCACAGAGATTGCGTTTTTAATCTCTTTAGCTGTGATTCTCCCGCTGTATTTACAGAGGTGA
- a CDS encoding nucleoside 2-deoxyribosyltransferase produces the protein MRVFISSSLRNKEFNKRIAEVLEKHGFEVYLPQRDTPQSNDIETVFRANIEGIKKADVVVAVLINYGRDLGFEVGFAYGLGKPIIGLTNDESYKEDKMIAGALTDTAKSLEELVYKMEEISKG, from the coding sequence ATGAGGGTCTTCATATCCTCCTCTCTGAGGAATAAGGAGTTTAACAAAAGGATAGCTGAGGTTCTTGAAAAGCACGGATTTGAAGTTTATCTTCCTCAGAGAGATACGCCACAATCTAATGATATAGAGACTGTCTTCAGGGCAAACATTGAGGGTATTAAAAAAGCGGATGTTGTAGTTGCCGTCCTAATCAATTATGGACGTGACCTTGGATTTGAAGTCGGCTTTGCTTATGGACTTGGGAAACCAATAATTGGTCTGACAAATGATGAAAGCTATAAAGAGGACAAGATGATTGCAGGAGCACTTACAGATACGGCAAAAAGCCTAGAAGAGTTAGTCTATAAAATGGAAGAGATCAGTAAGGGTTAA
- a CDS encoding class I SAM-dependent methyltransferase: protein MNFLKLYYDEALKVFYESGGCEEELYWLMSSILVKYPQHRDELKVRRKLMDLIVQDVKGKVLDVGCGVGILTFMMALKEEVEKAVGIDKGCEVISFCNCLRNKITEKAEFLCSDFLSVEINEGFNCVVFLYTLHDYEPEPFLEKALEALEEDGRIIVGDFDINGLREKIKAFVQENGLKIVKDTTIGRAKTHEGFYEAFLITARR from the coding sequence ATGAACTTTCTCAAACTCTACTATGATGAAGCTCTCAAAGTTTTTTATGAATCTGGTGGATGTGAAGAGGAGTTGTACTGGCTAATGAGTAGCATATTAGTTAAATATCCACAACATAGAGATGAACTCAAAGTTAGGAGAAAATTAATGGATCTAATAGTTCAGGATGTTAAAGGAAAAGTTCTCGATGTTGGCTGTGGGGTCGGGATTTTAACGTTCATGATGGCGCTCAAGGAGGAAGTTGAGAAAGCTGTTGGCATTGATAAGGGCTGTGAAGTGATTAGCTTCTGCAATTGTTTGAGAAACAAAATCACCGAGAAAGCTGAGTTTTTATGCAGTGATTTCCTGAGTGTGGAAATTAATGAGGGATTTAACTGTGTTGTCTTCCTCTATACACTCCATGACTATGAACCGGAGCCATTTTTAGAAAAAGCTCTTGAAGCTTTGGAGGAGGATGGACGAATAATTGTTGGTGATTTTGACATAAACGGGCTTAGGGAGAAAATTAAGGCATTTGTACAAGAAAATGGGCTAAAAATCGTTAAAGACACTACTATTGGAAGGGCAAAGACACATGAGGGTTTTTATGAAGCATTTTTAATTACCGCTAGGAGGTGA
- a CDS encoding GNAT family N-acetyltransferase — MILACGEKVLLRDAVEKDADAYLRWMKEGEWKKYDAPWEDDFIPADEGEIRKHFFEKFINDRKTPKSSAIIATKEDRPIGWVIRYTENEFYSVWWVGIDICEDAYLGKGYGSEALKLWVDYLFSNSDIHKIALGTYSFNKRMIKVAEKLGFKLEGVEREVIWWNGEWADRLMFGMLRDEWRSNL, encoded by the coding sequence GTGATTTTGGCCTGTGGTGAGAAGGTACTGCTGAGGGATGCAGTTGAAAAAGATGCAGATGCATACCTCCGCTGGATGAAAGAGGGCGAATGGAAAAAGTATGATGCTCCTTGGGAAGATGATTTTATCCCGGCAGATGAAGGCGAAATAAGGAAACACTTCTTTGAGAAGTTCATAAACGACAGAAAAACACCAAAAAGCTCTGCAATAATCGCCACGAAAGAAGACAGGCCAATTGGATGGGTGATTAGGTACACGGAGAACGAATTTTACAGCGTCTGGTGGGTAGGGATAGACATCTGTGAGGATGCATACCTCGGGAAAGGTTATGGGAGTGAAGCCCTAAAGCTGTGGGTTGATTACCTGTTTTCAAACTCAGACATACATAAAATTGCCCTTGGCACGTATTCGTTCAACAAACGGATGATCAAAGTTGCGGAAAAGCTTGGATTTAAGCTCGAAGGAGTTGAGCGAGAAGTTATTTGGTGGAACGGAGAATGGGCGGATAGGCTCATGTTTGGGATGCTTAGAGATGAGTGGAGGAGTAATTTATGA
- a CDS encoding flavodoxin family protein has translation MRDKMKALSIAFSARKNGNCARLLGHCLDNLKKRGFDTELLEAYDFRVTPCNHCSYECFSGKCPIEDDVPLLYEKAMKADVLIFAVPTYGGHASGLYRAFCERGQAVFKSYEEWNNFARKLNFIVVGNLSSGGDMALHEVLYGTTASEYWPEILLISSNEYGRSSIRRDLIEEHEIRKRINRFVERIIQKVSERSV, from the coding sequence TTGAGGGACAAAATGAAAGCTTTAAGTATAGCGTTCAGCGCAAGGAAAAATGGAAACTGTGCGAGACTTTTAGGCCATTGTCTTGATAATCTCAAAAAGCGAGGCTTTGATACTGAGTTGCTGGAAGCTTATGACTTTCGGGTCACACCATGCAACCACTGCTCCTATGAGTGCTTCTCCGGGAAATGCCCTATTGAAGATGATGTTCCTCTGCTCTACGAAAAGGCCATGAAAGCCGATGTCTTAATCTTTGCAGTACCAACTTATGGAGGACATGCATCGGGCCTTTACAGGGCTTTCTGCGAAAGGGGCCAAGCAGTGTTTAAGAGCTACGAGGAGTGGAACAACTTTGCAAGAAAGCTAAACTTCATCGTCGTAGGAAATCTCTCCTCCGGCGGAGATATGGCACTCCACGAGGTGCTCTATGGAACCACAGCATCAGAATACTGGCCCGAGATACTACTAATATCATCAAACGAATATGGGAGAAGCTCAATTAGGAGGGACCTGATTGAAGAGCATGAAATCAGAAAGCGGATAAATAGGTTTGTAGAGAGAATAATCCAAAAGGTGAGTGAGAGAAGTGTTTAA
- a CDS encoding class I SAM-dependent methyltransferase, which produces MREVFKNLGYTDEPFYEKIRDEYDIESKRGRERFAELKDILSRYLPIKNGRALDIGCNAGLSSFVLEELGFEVVGIDIQEKAVERAKELAKKRGSKAEFYVMDAKNLDFKENTFDLVALLGYPLAHFSIWDFDKILQGVRRVLKPQGWIVIQESDFLWTLIRGFNQPGLEAEGLVRVNVDVNVYEGYLERLLVDFEKGVFSRDRFYIWSPWILHYVLEKNGFEVGFKEKDMILARMR; this is translated from the coding sequence GTGAGAGAAGTGTTTAAAAATCTCGGCTATACTGATGAACCATTCTACGAAAAGATCCGAGATGAATATGATATAGAAAGCAAAAGAGGTAGAGAAAGATTTGCGGAGTTAAAGGATATTCTGTCAAGATATTTACCTATTAAAAATGGCAGAGCTTTGGACATTGGCTGCAATGCGGGGCTAAGCAGTTTTGTTTTAGAAGAGCTTGGTTTTGAAGTTGTGGGCATAGACATTCAAGAAAAAGCCGTAGAGCGGGCTAAAGAGTTAGCCAAAAAGCGAGGTTCAAAGGCAGAATTTTACGTTATGGATGCTAAAAATCTGGATTTCAAAGAAAACACTTTTGACCTCGTTGCGTTGCTCGGCTATCCACTGGCACATTTTAGCATCTGGGATTTTGATAAGATTTTGCAGGGAGTTAGACGAGTTCTGAAACCTCAAGGCTGGATTGTGATTCAAGAAAGTGACTTTCTCTGGACGCTCATCAGGGGTTTCAACCAGCCGGGACTTGAGGCTGAAGGGCTGGTTAGGGTAAACGTGGATGTGAACGTGTACGAGGGCTACCTCGAAAGACTGCTCGTTGATTTTGAGAAAGGTGTGTTTTCAAGAGATAGATTCTACATATGGTCGCCGTGGATTCTGCATTATGTTCTTGAGAAGAACGGCTTTGAGGTGGGATTTAAAGAAAAAGATATGATTCTTGCTCGGATGAGGTGA